A region from the Oryzias latipes chromosome 20, ASM223467v1 genome encodes:
- the dlec1 gene encoding deleted in lung and esophageal cancer protein 1 isoform X2 produces MYVDPSTSAHRPASGKTQDISNFHVLKSVFPDIYSNEIIGENLLSNLVKTKNGRDGFHCRYVEELQQAFFEYNQSMKETEKLKSHLIQARAQAAAKEKHAFERMTENLGDISEYQDLFIVKSAFPWCVDENLLKANDLISPQDYLPTQEPPARAADKYNVAKLTNSDTMSMKKEPRGYGFTPTKEKTKLAMSVLDHSLTLDSNSDGQRGKNDLKKNVAQTKPRPKWKDELSATDQVEGMREIQKLKDRQNFLRNPRFLSPTAEQGGVSLIQRRGPSKTKHQSKTAEEQSLSGDPPPIFIAKPSVVTFTGYKVGHIYETTLELRNVTSSSRHIRVLPPNSPHFSIGLGRFPSEEGTIAPGMSCKYSLRFIPDSLEDYKDFLVVETQAEQVLLVPIEAQRPPPILTLPKVLDCGYCLVGGLKYVEFLCQNVGQSSGTFCIIPKSQWPFSNLRSLSRTYFSEQPPFAVGPSLFQLEPGDTTVIEVVFSPTTAQKSRQTYTFVCDNCQVKDFSIEGEGQLVALQLVSEEKETPEAGEIHDVTAEHYVRFDVCNPHSVQHKRLVIRNNVHLDLPFQWQIRQPNLYPLPPGEVPEPSQIHFHPATDDAFRISPVAGLLPPYQDQEFLLTFCPKELKDYHSVCRLVLRDAPDPPSEPRDSNIFQPVETVIAMEIEVKGSTEPFQILLEPYAIIIPGEIFVCTTTHRQFKMWNHSKTFILFQWEKLKSSYHTMVVEPPTGRIEENECFDFDLILSGRKPEKLKTNLICNIEHHLQPITLPIEVSFKGPMVTLSVPSVDFGLVRLGEQTHRSLELTNTTQLEAFWTLMEKAELEESQVTQISVKPCSGMLPPLGSCSVEVIFTPQFCQQFKAELELEVENGRGCHVWIQADVQSPQVCLLNCKLAFTEIYLGVPKSASVTLFNQTALPAKFSWVSQLHGKQCSFCSASFFPSSGVLGPNESLEVTVEFTSHADLELTEVAALCEVEGMNLPLILGIAASKPKKLSVSYSLPSDGFPLNGRCTSPVELDFGDDVILKNPVTRQLLITNQTAIAAPFAIEVEYFTCKVLKPEPEQGCPKVRTKLQTIKAEKLEAKTQEEFVSQLLADGRGAAFRVVPDSGLLGPFETQTVAVTAVTDMWGEYSDNLICKVGDLEAVIIPLRMAVRGCPLYFQMTGPRTDNQFQGPIIRFGTCIPGGDTVSHPLRINNPSTFDIRMDWETYNIEKDDSKLLDVVLAFGEPFPPKDADGSEKMRRLSEIRGEKTPTLGSDGTSCSTAAQGEEDQGDAEGEEGCALTSHAKKKLVSVHIRPHVGKLSDYPFCINPQQIVIPAKSGATIHVSFTPLTPSECVSESRCSGLALGFMSLDFEMAACVPGKVRRAQGLELQPVRVDLQAAVKPAALLVQMEEVGEALEFKASAGDLLKVDSHKELVVCEFDVSQTFQLRNTSEVALHFRMETQPPFSVLKAKQKVFSTSSRPSAGSRQALVLQPRDTMQVKVAFHPTMHLVDTADQTEEKVPPGVTLVNTEKGLKKLKFEQNLLIHYSNNSLQIVPLCAHLLLSTLSLSTDRLSFGVCYVGQTKSREITLSCRGSHTYWKSTADSRESHVFKVTPNFGLLRPKEPHGTCSVKQHLQISFTPSEDREFRAVVLIQAPLVKTPLTLELQGTGTFDEMSRCVSELSPVSI; encoded by the exons TCAAGTCTGCCTTTCCATGGTGTGTGGATGAAAATCTTCTTAAAGCAAATGACTTAATTTCTCCTCAAGACTACTTACCAACACAAGAGCCACCCGCCAGAGCTGCAG aTAAATACAATGTGGCTAAGCTTaccaattcggacaccatgtcTATGAAAAAAGAGCCTCGAGGTTATGGTTTTACACCCactaaagaaaagacaaagctAGCAATGAGTGTTTTAGATCACAGCCTGACCTTGGACTCCAACTCAGATGGCCAAAGAGGGAAAAATGACCTCAAGAAG AATGTCGCCCAAACCAAACCAAGACCAAAGTGGAAGGATGAGCTGAGCGCAACAGATCAAGTAGAAGGGATGAGAGAAATTCAGAAGCTGAAGGATCGCCAAAACTTCCTGCGCAATCCCCGTTTCCTCTCACCGACAGCAGAGCAGGGTGGCGTGTCTCTCATTCAGCGCAGGGGCCCATCAAAAACAAAGCATCAGAGTAAAACCGCTGAAGAGCAAAG CTTGTCAGGTGATCCTCCTCCCATATTTATTGCAAAGCCATCAGTGGTGACTTTTACTGGCTACAAAGTGGGGCATATCTATGAG ACCACACTGGAGCTAAGAAATGTCACTTCTTCAAGCCGTCACATCAGAGTTTTGCCTCCCAACTCCCCTCACTTCTCCATTGGATTGG GGAGATTTCCCAGTGAAGAGGGCACCATTGCCCCCGGGATGAGCTGCAAATACTCGCTGCGCTTCATTCCAGACTCCCTTGAAGACTACAAGGATTTTCTAGTGGTCGAGACCCAAGCTGAACAGGTGCTCCTTGTGCCGATTGAAGCTCAACGACCTCCTCCTATACTCACCT TGCCGAAGGTTCTGGACTGTGGTTATTGTCTGGTTGGAGGACTGAAGTACGTTGAGTTCTTGTGCCAAAATGTTGGACAGAGCTCCGGGACTTTTTGCATCATTCCCAAAAGCCAGTGGCCTTTCTCCAACCTAAGG TCTCTGTCAAGGACGTACTTCTCTGAGCAGCCTCCCTTTGCAGTGGGACCCTCTCTGTTTCAGCTGGAGCCCGGAGACACCACTGTTATAGAG GTGGTTTTCTCTCCAACTACTGCACAGAAGAGCCGACAGACTTACACATTTGTCTGCGACAACTGTCAGGTTAAAGACTTTTCAATCGAAG GTGAAGGCCAGCTGGTTGCCCTGCAGCTCGTATCAGAAGAGAAGGAAACTCCTGAAGCTGGGGAAATTCACGACGTCACTGCAGAGCATTATGTCAGATTTGACGTGTGCAACCCTCATTCTGTGCAACATAAAAGGCTCGTCATCCGGAACAATGT cCACTTGGACCTGCCTTTTCAGTGGCAAATCAGGCAGCCCAATCTGTATCCCCTACCCCCAGGAGAAGTCCCCGAACCCTCTCAGATCCATTTTCACCCAGCCACAGATGATGCGTTTCGGATCAGCCCTGTGGCAGGTCTACTTCCTCCATATCAGGATCAAGAGTTCTTGCTAACCTTCTGTCCAAAAGAG CTAAAGGATTACCATAGTGTCTGCCGCTTGGTCCTGAGAGATGCTCCTGATCCCCCATCAGAACCCAGAGACAGCAA CATCTTTCAGCCCGTGGAGACTGTCATTGCCATGGAAATAGAGGTCAAGGGGTCAACAGAGCCCTTTCAGATCCTTCTGGAGCCCTATGCCATTATAATCCCAGGAGAGATTTTTGTTTGCACCACCACTCACAGGCAGTTTAag ATGTGGAATCATAGTAAAACCTTCATATTATTTCAATGGGAGAAGCTGAAGAGCAGTTACCACACGATGGTTGTAGAGCCCCCTACTGGAAGAATAG aggAGAACGAATGCTTTGATTTTGACCTCATTTTGTCTGGAAGGAAACCGGAGAAGCTGAAGACAAACTTAATTTGCAACATAGAGCACCACCTTCAACCCATCACTCTACCAATAGAAGTCTCTTTTAAA GGTCCCATGGTGACTCTGAGTGTTCCCAGTGTGGACTTTGGGCTTGTGAGGCTTGGAGAACAGACTCACAGGAGCCTGGAACTCACAAACACCACCCAGCTCGAAGCTTTCTGGACACTGATGGAGAAGGCTGAGCTGGAGGAGAGCCAAGTCACACAG ATCTCAGTGAAGCCATGCAGTGGAATGCTGCCACCGCTGGGTTCCTGCAGTGTAGAGGTGATCTTCACGCCACAGTTCTGCCAGCAGTTTAAAGCAGAACTGGAGCTAGAAGTTGAGAACGGACGCGGATG CCACGTTTGGATTCAAGCAGATGTGCAGTCTCCTCAAGTGTGTCTCCTTAACTGCAAGCTCGCCTTTACTGAAATTTACCTTGGAGTTCCAAAATCCGCCTCTGTAACGCTTTTCAACCAGACTGCGCTGCCAGCAAAGTTCAGCTGGGTG AGTCAGCTCCATGGTAAACAGTGCTCATTTTGTAGCGccagtttttttccttcttccggTGTCCTTGGACCAAATGAAAGCCTGGAGGTGACAGTAGAGTTCACCTCTCACGCTGAT CTGGAGCTAACTGAAGTGGCTGCGCTCTGTGAGGTGGAGGGTATGAACTTGCCTCTGATTCTTGGAATTGCTGCTTCTAAACCCAAGAAACTCAGTGTGTCCTATTCGCTGCCCAGTGACGG TTTCCCGCTGAATGGTCGTTGCACTTCACCAGTGGAGCTTGACTTTGGAGATGATGTCATTTTGAAGAACCCTGTCACCAGACAGCTGCTGATCACCAATCAAACTGCAATCGCAGCTCCTTTTGCCATAGAGGTTGAATACTTCACCTGCAAGGTTTtaaaaccagaaccagaacaagg ATGCCCAAAAGTCAGGACCAAGCTCCAAACTATAAAAGCAGAGAAGTTAGAAGCTAAAACGCAGGAAG AGTTTGTCAGTCAGCTCCTTGCTGATGGGAGAGGCGCAGCGTTCCGTGTGGTTCCAGACTCGGGGCTGCTGGGGCCATTTGAAACGCAAACTGTGGCTGTGACCGCCGTCACCGACATGTGGGGGGAATACAGCGACAACCTCATAtgcaaa GTTGGCGATCTGGAAGCAGTGATTATTCCACTGCGGATGGCTGTCAGAGGCTGCCCGCTCTACTTCCAGATGACTGGTCCAAGAACAGATAACCAGTTCCAGGGGCCAATCATACG TTTTGGCACCTGCATACCCGGAGGTGACACCGTTTCTCATCCTCTACGCATTAACAACCCCTCCACATTTG ACATCCGCATGGACTGGGAGACCTACAACATCGAGAAGGACGACAGCAAACTGCTGGATGTGGTGCTGGCATTTGGAGAGCCGTTTCCTCCCAAAGATGCTGACGGCAGTGAAAAGATGAGGAGGCTTTCTGAGATACGGGGGGAGAAGACCCCCACACTTGGATCTGATGGAACTTCCTGCAGCACTGCTGCACAG GGAGAGGAGGACCAAGGAGATGCAGAAGGAGAGGAAGGTTGTGCTTTAACATCtcatgcaaagaaaaaacttgTCTCCGTCCACATCCGGCCTCACGTGGGGAAACTCTCCGATTATCCCTTCTGCATCAATCCACAACAAATA GTGATTCCAGCGAAGAGTGGAGCGACCATCCACGTTTCTTTCACGCCCTTGACTCCGTCTGAGTGTGTTTCCGAGAGCAGATGTTCGGGCCTCGCTCTGGGTTTCATGAGCCTCGACTTTGAG ATGGCTGCGTGTGTTCCAGGTAAAGTCAGAAGGGCACAGGGTTTGGAATTACAGCCTGTCAGAGTGGATCTACAAGCAGCCGTGAAGCCTGCAGC GCTGTTAGTGCAAATGGAGGAGGTGGGCGAGGCGCTGGAGTTTAAGGCCTCTGCTGGTGATTTACTGAAAGTGGATTCACACAAGGAG CTGGTGGTTTGCGAATTTGACGTTTCACAGACATTTCAGCTGAGGAATACTTCAGAGGTGGCTTTGCACTTCAGAATGGAGACTCAGCCTCCATTTTCAGTGTTAAAGGCTAAGCAGAAAGTGTTCAGCACCTCCAGCCGCCCTTCTGCAGGGAGCAGACAGGCTCTGGTGCTTCAGCCAAGGGACACCATGCAG GTGAAAGTGGCTTTTCACCCTACCATGCATCTTGTGGACACAGCAGACCAGACAGAAGAGAAAGTCCCACCAGGGGTGACACTGGTCAACACTGAAAAGGGTCTGAAGAAATTGAAGTTTGAGCAAAACCTCCTGATTCACTATAGCAACAACTCTCTGCAG ATTGTGCCTCTCTGTGCTCATTTACTCCTGTCCACGCTGAGCCTCTCCACTGACCGTCTCAGCTTTGGAGTTTGTTACGTTGggcaaacaaaaagcagagaaataaCTCTTTCTTGCAGAGGATCCCACACCTACTGGAAATCAACT GCAGATAGTCGGGAATCTCACGTTTTTAAAGTTACACCAAACTTTGGGCTGCTCCGGCCGAAGGAGCCCCATGGGACCTGCAGCGTCAAACAGCATCTTCAGATCAGCTTCACTCCCag TGAGGACAGGGAGTTCAGGGCTGTGGTGCTGATTCAGGCGCCTCTGGTCAAAACTCCTCTCACTCTGGAGCTCCAAGGAACGGGAACGTTTGACGAGATGTCGAGATGTGTGTCAGAGTTATCTCCTGTTAGCATTTAG
- the dlec1 gene encoding deleted in lung and esophageal cancer protein 1 isoform X1 — protein MYVDPSTSAHRPASGKTQDISNFHVLKSVFPDIYSNEIIGENLLSNLVKTKNGRDGFHCRYVEELQQAFFEYNQSMKETEKLKSHLIQARAQAAAKEKHAFERMTENLGDISEYQDLFIVKSAFPWCVDENLLKANDLISPQDYLPTQEPPARAADKYNVAKLTNSDTMSMKKEPRGYGFTPTKEKTKLAMSVLDHSLTLDSNSDGQRGKNDLKKNVAQTKPRPKWKDELSATDQVEGMREIQKLKDRQNFLRNPRFLSPTAEQGGVSLIQRRGPSKTKHQSKTAEEQSLSGDPPPIFIAKPSVVTFTGYKVGHIYETTLELRNVTSSSRHIRVLPPNSPHFSIGLGRFPSEEGTIAPGMSCKYSLRFIPDSLEDYKDFLVVETQAEQVLLVPIEAQRPPPILTLPKVLDCGYCLVGGLKYVEFLCQNVGQSSGTFCIIPKSQWPFSNLRSLSRTYFSEQPPFAVGPSLFQLEPGDTTVIEVVFSPTTAQKSRQTYTFVCDNCQVKDFSIEGEGQLVALQLVSEEKETPEAGEIHDVTAEHYVRFDVCNPHSVQHKRLVIRNNVHLDLPFQWQIRQPNLYPLPPGEVPEPSQIHFHPATDDAFRISPVAGLLPPYQDQEFLLTFCPKELKDYHSVCRLVLRDAPDPPSEPRDSNIFQPVETVIAMEIEVKGSTEPFQILLEPYAIIIPGEIFVCTTTHRQFKMWNHSKTFILFQWEKLKSSYHTMVVEPPTGRIEENECFDFDLILSGRKPEKLKTNLICNIEHHLQPITLPIEVSFKGPMVTLSVPSVDFGLVRLGEQTHRSLELTNTTQLEAFWTLMEKAELEESQVTQISVKPCSGMLPPLGSCSVEVIFTPQFCQQFKAELELEVENGRGCHVWIQADVQSPQVCLLNCKLAFTEIYLGVPKSASVTLFNQTALPAKFSWVSQLHGKQCSFCSASFFPSSGVLGPNESLEVTVEFTSHADLELTEVAALCEVEGMNLPLILGIAASKPKKLSVSYSLPSDGFPLNGRCTSPVELDFGDDVILKNPVTRQLLITNQTAIAAPFAIEVEYFTCKVLKPEPEQGCPKVRTKLQTIKAEKLEAKTQEEFVSQLLADGRGAAFRVVPDSGLLGPFETQTVAVTAVTDMWGEYSDNLICKVGDLEAVIIPLRMAVRGCPLYFQMTGPRTDNQFQGPIIRFGTCIPGGDTVSHPLRINNPSTFDIRMDWETYNIEKDDSKLLDVVLAFGEPFPPKDADGSEKMRRLSEIRGEKTPTLGSDGTSCSTAAQFQGEEDQGDAEGEEGCALTSHAKKKLVSVHIRPHVGKLSDYPFCINPQQIVIPAKSGATIHVSFTPLTPSECVSESRCSGLALGFMSLDFEMAACVPGKVRRAQGLELQPVRVDLQAAVKPAALLVQMEEVGEALEFKASAGDLLKVDSHKELVVCEFDVSQTFQLRNTSEVALHFRMETQPPFSVLKAKQKVFSTSSRPSAGSRQALVLQPRDTMQVKVAFHPTMHLVDTADQTEEKVPPGVTLVNTEKGLKKLKFEQNLLIHYSNNSLQIVPLCAHLLLSTLSLSTDRLSFGVCYVGQTKSREITLSCRGSHTYWKSTADSRESHVFKVTPNFGLLRPKEPHGTCSVKQHLQISFTPSEDREFRAVVLIQAPLVKTPLTLELQGTGTFDEMSRCVSELSPVSI, from the exons TCAAGTCTGCCTTTCCATGGTGTGTGGATGAAAATCTTCTTAAAGCAAATGACTTAATTTCTCCTCAAGACTACTTACCAACACAAGAGCCACCCGCCAGAGCTGCAG aTAAATACAATGTGGCTAAGCTTaccaattcggacaccatgtcTATGAAAAAAGAGCCTCGAGGTTATGGTTTTACACCCactaaagaaaagacaaagctAGCAATGAGTGTTTTAGATCACAGCCTGACCTTGGACTCCAACTCAGATGGCCAAAGAGGGAAAAATGACCTCAAGAAG AATGTCGCCCAAACCAAACCAAGACCAAAGTGGAAGGATGAGCTGAGCGCAACAGATCAAGTAGAAGGGATGAGAGAAATTCAGAAGCTGAAGGATCGCCAAAACTTCCTGCGCAATCCCCGTTTCCTCTCACCGACAGCAGAGCAGGGTGGCGTGTCTCTCATTCAGCGCAGGGGCCCATCAAAAACAAAGCATCAGAGTAAAACCGCTGAAGAGCAAAG CTTGTCAGGTGATCCTCCTCCCATATTTATTGCAAAGCCATCAGTGGTGACTTTTACTGGCTACAAAGTGGGGCATATCTATGAG ACCACACTGGAGCTAAGAAATGTCACTTCTTCAAGCCGTCACATCAGAGTTTTGCCTCCCAACTCCCCTCACTTCTCCATTGGATTGG GGAGATTTCCCAGTGAAGAGGGCACCATTGCCCCCGGGATGAGCTGCAAATACTCGCTGCGCTTCATTCCAGACTCCCTTGAAGACTACAAGGATTTTCTAGTGGTCGAGACCCAAGCTGAACAGGTGCTCCTTGTGCCGATTGAAGCTCAACGACCTCCTCCTATACTCACCT TGCCGAAGGTTCTGGACTGTGGTTATTGTCTGGTTGGAGGACTGAAGTACGTTGAGTTCTTGTGCCAAAATGTTGGACAGAGCTCCGGGACTTTTTGCATCATTCCCAAAAGCCAGTGGCCTTTCTCCAACCTAAGG TCTCTGTCAAGGACGTACTTCTCTGAGCAGCCTCCCTTTGCAGTGGGACCCTCTCTGTTTCAGCTGGAGCCCGGAGACACCACTGTTATAGAG GTGGTTTTCTCTCCAACTACTGCACAGAAGAGCCGACAGACTTACACATTTGTCTGCGACAACTGTCAGGTTAAAGACTTTTCAATCGAAG GTGAAGGCCAGCTGGTTGCCCTGCAGCTCGTATCAGAAGAGAAGGAAACTCCTGAAGCTGGGGAAATTCACGACGTCACTGCAGAGCATTATGTCAGATTTGACGTGTGCAACCCTCATTCTGTGCAACATAAAAGGCTCGTCATCCGGAACAATGT cCACTTGGACCTGCCTTTTCAGTGGCAAATCAGGCAGCCCAATCTGTATCCCCTACCCCCAGGAGAAGTCCCCGAACCCTCTCAGATCCATTTTCACCCAGCCACAGATGATGCGTTTCGGATCAGCCCTGTGGCAGGTCTACTTCCTCCATATCAGGATCAAGAGTTCTTGCTAACCTTCTGTCCAAAAGAG CTAAAGGATTACCATAGTGTCTGCCGCTTGGTCCTGAGAGATGCTCCTGATCCCCCATCAGAACCCAGAGACAGCAA CATCTTTCAGCCCGTGGAGACTGTCATTGCCATGGAAATAGAGGTCAAGGGGTCAACAGAGCCCTTTCAGATCCTTCTGGAGCCCTATGCCATTATAATCCCAGGAGAGATTTTTGTTTGCACCACCACTCACAGGCAGTTTAag ATGTGGAATCATAGTAAAACCTTCATATTATTTCAATGGGAGAAGCTGAAGAGCAGTTACCACACGATGGTTGTAGAGCCCCCTACTGGAAGAATAG aggAGAACGAATGCTTTGATTTTGACCTCATTTTGTCTGGAAGGAAACCGGAGAAGCTGAAGACAAACTTAATTTGCAACATAGAGCACCACCTTCAACCCATCACTCTACCAATAGAAGTCTCTTTTAAA GGTCCCATGGTGACTCTGAGTGTTCCCAGTGTGGACTTTGGGCTTGTGAGGCTTGGAGAACAGACTCACAGGAGCCTGGAACTCACAAACACCACCCAGCTCGAAGCTTTCTGGACACTGATGGAGAAGGCTGAGCTGGAGGAGAGCCAAGTCACACAG ATCTCAGTGAAGCCATGCAGTGGAATGCTGCCACCGCTGGGTTCCTGCAGTGTAGAGGTGATCTTCACGCCACAGTTCTGCCAGCAGTTTAAAGCAGAACTGGAGCTAGAAGTTGAGAACGGACGCGGATG CCACGTTTGGATTCAAGCAGATGTGCAGTCTCCTCAAGTGTGTCTCCTTAACTGCAAGCTCGCCTTTACTGAAATTTACCTTGGAGTTCCAAAATCCGCCTCTGTAACGCTTTTCAACCAGACTGCGCTGCCAGCAAAGTTCAGCTGGGTG AGTCAGCTCCATGGTAAACAGTGCTCATTTTGTAGCGccagtttttttccttcttccggTGTCCTTGGACCAAATGAAAGCCTGGAGGTGACAGTAGAGTTCACCTCTCACGCTGAT CTGGAGCTAACTGAAGTGGCTGCGCTCTGTGAGGTGGAGGGTATGAACTTGCCTCTGATTCTTGGAATTGCTGCTTCTAAACCCAAGAAACTCAGTGTGTCCTATTCGCTGCCCAGTGACGG TTTCCCGCTGAATGGTCGTTGCACTTCACCAGTGGAGCTTGACTTTGGAGATGATGTCATTTTGAAGAACCCTGTCACCAGACAGCTGCTGATCACCAATCAAACTGCAATCGCAGCTCCTTTTGCCATAGAGGTTGAATACTTCACCTGCAAGGTTTtaaaaccagaaccagaacaagg ATGCCCAAAAGTCAGGACCAAGCTCCAAACTATAAAAGCAGAGAAGTTAGAAGCTAAAACGCAGGAAG AGTTTGTCAGTCAGCTCCTTGCTGATGGGAGAGGCGCAGCGTTCCGTGTGGTTCCAGACTCGGGGCTGCTGGGGCCATTTGAAACGCAAACTGTGGCTGTGACCGCCGTCACCGACATGTGGGGGGAATACAGCGACAACCTCATAtgcaaa GTTGGCGATCTGGAAGCAGTGATTATTCCACTGCGGATGGCTGTCAGAGGCTGCCCGCTCTACTTCCAGATGACTGGTCCAAGAACAGATAACCAGTTCCAGGGGCCAATCATACG TTTTGGCACCTGCATACCCGGAGGTGACACCGTTTCTCATCCTCTACGCATTAACAACCCCTCCACATTTG ACATCCGCATGGACTGGGAGACCTACAACATCGAGAAGGACGACAGCAAACTGCTGGATGTGGTGCTGGCATTTGGAGAGCCGTTTCCTCCCAAAGATGCTGACGGCAGTGAAAAGATGAGGAGGCTTTCTGAGATACGGGGGGAGAAGACCCCCACACTTGGATCTGATGGAACTTCCTGCAGCACTGCTGCACAG TTTCAGGGAGAGGAGGACCAAGGAGATGCAGAAGGAGAGGAAGGTTGTGCTTTAACATCtcatgcaaagaaaaaacttgTCTCCGTCCACATCCGGCCTCACGTGGGGAAACTCTCCGATTATCCCTTCTGCATCAATCCACAACAAATA GTGATTCCAGCGAAGAGTGGAGCGACCATCCACGTTTCTTTCACGCCCTTGACTCCGTCTGAGTGTGTTTCCGAGAGCAGATGTTCGGGCCTCGCTCTGGGTTTCATGAGCCTCGACTTTGAG ATGGCTGCGTGTGTTCCAGGTAAAGTCAGAAGGGCACAGGGTTTGGAATTACAGCCTGTCAGAGTGGATCTACAAGCAGCCGTGAAGCCTGCAGC GCTGTTAGTGCAAATGGAGGAGGTGGGCGAGGCGCTGGAGTTTAAGGCCTCTGCTGGTGATTTACTGAAAGTGGATTCACACAAGGAG CTGGTGGTTTGCGAATTTGACGTTTCACAGACATTTCAGCTGAGGAATACTTCAGAGGTGGCTTTGCACTTCAGAATGGAGACTCAGCCTCCATTTTCAGTGTTAAAGGCTAAGCAGAAAGTGTTCAGCACCTCCAGCCGCCCTTCTGCAGGGAGCAGACAGGCTCTGGTGCTTCAGCCAAGGGACACCATGCAG GTGAAAGTGGCTTTTCACCCTACCATGCATCTTGTGGACACAGCAGACCAGACAGAAGAGAAAGTCCCACCAGGGGTGACACTGGTCAACACTGAAAAGGGTCTGAAGAAATTGAAGTTTGAGCAAAACCTCCTGATTCACTATAGCAACAACTCTCTGCAG ATTGTGCCTCTCTGTGCTCATTTACTCCTGTCCACGCTGAGCCTCTCCACTGACCGTCTCAGCTTTGGAGTTTGTTACGTTGggcaaacaaaaagcagagaaataaCTCTTTCTTGCAGAGGATCCCACACCTACTGGAAATCAACT GCAGATAGTCGGGAATCTCACGTTTTTAAAGTTACACCAAACTTTGGGCTGCTCCGGCCGAAGGAGCCCCATGGGACCTGCAGCGTCAAACAGCATCTTCAGATCAGCTTCACTCCCag TGAGGACAGGGAGTTCAGGGCTGTGGTGCTGATTCAGGCGCCTCTGGTCAAAACTCCTCTCACTCTGGAGCTCCAAGGAACGGGAACGTTTGACGAGATGTCGAGATGTGTGTCAGAGTTATCTCCTGTTAGCATTTAG